The DNA sequence ggtttggggtcgatttcaattccttacaataacatttcactttcatacctcacatattattttatttcaatatagtacctccgttacattttcatccattgatccgttaagagctaatgtggctgccacatttgtactGACGTGGATGCCAAATTTgtaccacgtggcaaaaaaaattattcatttaaaatattataataatttaccttatttattaaaaagaaaaaaatgcaacCCGGAACCCAACTTCCCCCGacccacctccctctcctccaccaTCTTCACCTCCCTTGCAACCCCTACCCTACCCCCACCTCCCCCGTAACCCCCCACATTCTCCCTCTCCTCCCTCTTCACCTCCCTAACCTTTGTCCCCTCCCTTCACCACCAAAACCTCAACTTCTCCTTCTCCGTCACTTTCCTTGACCGCAAGCCCCTCCTCAAAGTCAAACCAACGACGCACGACAAAGATTGAGAACTCAATTCGAAATCGTGTAAGGCGTGCACATTGATTTGCTGTCGAGTTGTAGGAAGGTGACGGTTGTCGTGGTGGCGGGTAGGTTGGGGAGTGAGATAGAGAAATGGGTTGTGGTGCGGGTTAGGAGGGAGACCAAGGGTTTGGAGGAGCTGGTGGCAGGAGGTGGTAAGGTCACTGGAAAGTGGCGTCTCACATCCAGACGCACTCATGGATCATGGCATCGCAGGGTAGGTAGAGAATGAATCAGGAGGGGGAGATCTTGCAAGAGTTGCAGAGCTTGGAGGAAGGAGAGGGAAGGGATGAAGGTCAGGGAAGATGGGTTGCCAACGAGTTCGCGATGGCGTGGGGGGGTTGCGGGGGCGTCGGCCGTGGAGAGATAAGGGAGGGAGGGTTGTTTAGGGGTTGCGGGGGAGGTGGGGGTGTTAGGGTTGCATGGAAATGGAAGGGTTCGGGAAGaagataggtttttttttaataataaatagggtaaattattataatattttaaatgaataaaaaattgtcacgtggtacaaatgtggcagccacgtcagcacaaatgtggcaatCACGTCAGCTCTTAATGAATCAattgatgaaaaatgtaacggaggtactatattgaaataaaataatagatgaggtatgaaagtgaaatgttttaaagatgttgtaagaaattgaaatcGACCCCAACCTAAggaggtaaaatgtaatttaccttttATTTAATCATGGTTAAAAATTGCAGAAGGAGAAAATAAAAGTGCAAAACTTATTTGCCTTATTATTGGGAAGGAAATTTGGCAATGTGTTTGAAGAATTGTGATCTCGCCGAGGGAAGGCAATTGAGCAGTAGACTCCTTGGCGGCATTGGTTCTTAAAGACGGAGGCTCGTTCGAGTGGGATTATATACGTTAGGCTCGTTAGCTGAGGATATAAACATTTCGATTcgaatttaatattatttatttttttttgacaaaaacaaaaacaaaaacaaaacaaaacaaaaacaaaactatagAAAATCTAATATGTCACTTAATATctcttcttttatatttttacagAATAATGTTGTAAACACAATAAGTCAAGACCGGACTTTAGCATGATaccatcaaacaaacaaaacaactcaACAAGAAAACTTAGTACTCTaaacaaaaagttaaaaatataCATCCAAAAATCTAACCACCACATCCACCGCCACCGCCGCAGCCACCGCCACCGCAGCCACCACCACCAGATACCATATCTCCAATCAACAAACCACCAAGCATTCCCCCTAACAATCCAGCCCCCAGCCCCATCCCaaacttgttcttcttctttgcttCCGGTTGGGCTTGCTGCACCGCGGGGTACCCATACCCCGGAGGTGGCGGCCCCGGGTACCCATACCCCGGTGGTGGTGGCGGGTAGCCGTATCCCTGTGGTGGTGGCGGGTAGCCGTATCCTGGTGGCGGTGGCGGGTATCCATATCCAGGCGGCGGCGGTTGGTACTCGTATCCAGATGGCGGAGGCCCAGCAGAGGTGCCAACTGGAGGGGTGTATCCACCGTACCCCACCATCGGCTGGACTGACGGTCCAACCGCCGGATAGGCTGTTACCGGCTCGTTACCCTTCGATGGTGCCGCAGTCGCCGCAGCCTGTGGAGCCGCCACTTTGTCACCAAATTTGTAGGAAAAATTGAGCTCACCTTTAGGCTTCCCAGAGGGCTTTCTGACTTGGTAAGCGACGAACTTCATGGAGGCGGCGTCAGCCTTGACGGAGTCAAAAAGCTCCTTAACGGGGACGACGACCTGGCCGATGTCTTTGTCGCCGAGGCTGCGCTGGCAGACGAGCTTGAAGACGATGAAGAGACGGTTCTGCTGAGTTAGGTACTCGTCGAGAACGAACTTCGTGGGGAAGTTCCAGGTGGGATGGGTCCCGCATCCCCGGACGACTTTGGTCTTGGTTTTCTGCTGCTTGCCGCCAGAGTCGTCGTCGCCTTGGAGGGAGACGACGGCGTATACGTCCATCTTGGACATGAGGTTGACGTCTTTGATGTCTTTGGCTGAGATGAGTTCGAGCTCTAGGGTCCTCTGCTCcattttttagagagagagagaagagagagagagagagagagttgggaaATGGGATTTGAATTGGTGAATGGTGATATTTGGAGGTAGTTGGCTTTAAGGTCAAACCTCATTTGTATAATGGAAGTTGGCCATATGGTTTATTTCTGGGAATGTGATGACTTGTGAAGTTGGCCATATGGTTTATTTCTGGGAATGTGATGACTTGTAATCACTTGCTTAGAATATAGTTCACGCTTTTGAAAATAAGTATTTTTATTGTATAAATATTATAGTTGAAAtcgtttaattttttaaatttcatttgaaaataaattttatgtaaaattattTGCATAAAAAATGGGTTAGTCATTAAAATGTATTAAATAATTAGAAGGTTCgtcacaaatatattttttagtaCCACATTGTCAATTTGTTTCATACATTTGAATGCATAAACGATCttctttgattgatttttatttaagatcattttcaaattaaatgattttgattataaaatttataaagtAAAAAAGTGTTATTTGCAAGGtatgatacacacacacactcattaTCACTTCTCGCATTTTGTTTGAAGGCTTaagtttttttctctttttttttgttggtaaagTAGCGCTTAAGTTAGAGTTTAGTACTAACTTGCAATTCAAGGACAGTGGCTAACGTTTGTCAAATTTAATTAGGGCTTAGCTAAATGGATGTTTTGATATAGGTGTCttgtttttcaatttggttGACTAAATATCTGTTTCTTTTaagaatttgaaaaattacTACAATTTTATTAGAGGTACGTTTGATTACCTATAATATTggtacattttattttttgttacatTTGGATTTCTAATACATTTTGTTTCTTGGAACATTTAGAATATAAATGTATCAAAAGTCGGTATGTTTATTTTCAAATGTACCATAAGttttaaatacatttttttatataactaTACGTAAAAATTTAACAAACTAATGAATTTTCTTATGAAAatattaatctttttttttaatgaaggaATAGACTAATTAACAGAAATAAAAAGTTACTCTTTTTTAGCGATATTGAAGaactaattaaaataatatttttcattaaagccaTGAATTTAAAATTGCTAGATTGTAGGAAATTAGATGTTAGCTAACTTAAGTGGATATAtattaagaatgaggatcctctttgcaAGGATCCTGTAAATCCTCAAATCAtgtcatcgtacatcgtgtggtcaATTTTCATCAGATactgtttatttaattttaaataaaaatatttaaaatgatttccaaCCGTACGATGTACAATAAACGAACATGATTTGAGGATTctcaggatcctcacaaagaggatccggtaTATTAAATTAGTAGAAAAGTGTTGAGTTAACAATTGATCAAAGCAtcttaatcaaattttgtaaagtaCCAAATGTTTAGTTTAAACAAGTTGAAAAAACTGTAAATTAATTTACTCCTTACTCCTTAGTTAAAATAGCTTGCATGTTCCCGTAACATAGGTATATCAGTTCAAGTAGGATTAGAATTATATCCTAAAAGGATATCCAAGAATATACTCAAAAGGGGTATCGTACGtcagaaattattgtaatttttttatttaaaattacatataaataaTATATGACGAAAATTGACCACATTATGTATGATAAACAGACATGATTGAACGATTTacgaaattctcacaaagatGATCTAGAGAGTATATAAATCCTTCACATCTGTTTTTGGCtaattttgtttattaaatttgtaTGAAGTAGcaataatataattcaaagtattAGTATAATGACACGAAGACAATGAGTGATGGTTGTTGAACGTAGTGAACAACCCATCACCTAATAGAAATGTTTTGGTTGACTGGTCTTTGTTTTGACTGAGCATCAGAAAAAGACAAATTAGGCCTTACAAACTGTTCATATTTATCATGTTTAAGTTGTTTTTATGTCCTATTCATCATCTTAACATGTCATGTGATGTCAAATCTATTATCTTAAGAAGTTCTTAATAGGTGATCTGATAACGATCTGATTCATTAATGAATTTTTTCGTTTCATGTTAGGTTAATGAGTTATGCCAAAAATTATCATGTCTAATGTCTAGATCTAACAAATGATATCTTGTCGAGTTTTTAATGGGTGATCCAATAACATCCTAACTTATTAATAGATTAATCCAAAGTTTGTTATTTTCGTATCATTTCATATCAAGTTAACAAATCGTGCAATAATTTGTCACGTCTACAAAAAATGAAGGGAGATTATATTCATacatcccaaattacttcttccataaccttttaaatttttaatatttttctatcaagtgttaATGACgtgtaaaaaatattaaaaaattaaaaacgtaTTTAAAATgcgtgaatataatctctcaaAATGAAAACTGCAAGTCTTGAAGTCTACAGCAGATGGGGATGAGAAAAAGCACAAGTCGTTGActagaaaaaatgaaaaggaagcAGCATGTTGCATCCCAAAGTTGAAAACTTGACGCGTCGCTATTAGACTTGGTAATTAGTCGAGAACTCAAGGTCCATCATCCAAAGTTGATTCGTTCTTCCTAGTTGCTTGTAAAACTAACCTTCCAACGTATTAAagtaagcctttttttttttcacaaaggACAAGCAAATTTATTGAATGAGAAAGGCCCAATTCAAGTACAACAGACTGGCCCAATAAAATGAGGATAGCCAAAGCCCATTTAGCAAAAAAGCagacaaaacaaaaacccagaGTCAGAACCAGCAAAGGTCGACAGCTACTGATGCCATCACCTCGCCAACGACCACAAAGAAAATCGCCCAAAGAAAACCAACTTCACATTGAATTCGATGAAGGAATCGCACCACAAAACGACCAACAACAAGGAAAAATCTGCAACCAAAATTCGCCACCAAGACCGCCATACCCGAGATGAGCCAACAGATTTGAACCACCAAAACAAGCCCCTGCAAGtagaaccaaaaccaaaaccaaaacaaaagggAAGAGGATAAGGTTAAGGGGGCATCTAAAACACCCTCGCTTTGGGCAAAACTGCAGCATGCTTGGCCTCAAGTTTCCAGCATGCCGGTTGGGTACAGATACGTGAATTGAGGGTTGAGATATGCGGACCAAACCAGGTGCATCGCTTTTGGCTTTGAACAGAGGTTGTCACGCCCTAATTCCGACATACGTcaaggatcgacacgtgacaaaAGACTGTAGGGAGATGCCCGGAAATACAAACTAAAATCAACCATCGATTTGGTTTATCAACGTCAAatataaaatcatattttatgaAATCATCATCAAGTCACTGAATATCTCGAAGaagtcacccagacatccaacggctCGTCTAAAACAAGTCATAAAAGCTCACAACCATAAATTCATACAACACAATGAAAAGTAAGGTTGGAGTGACACAATTCGACCAAAGCCTACATCTCTAAAGCTATCTCAATTCGAAGAATCAACAAAGCAATTAATCGAGTTCCAGACCTTTCAACGGAACCATAATACTAAACGggattctggaccactcaacgaaatccaaccaagatacgattctggaccactcaaccgaatcgcggagtagaagggattccagacctctcaacggaatccgagtggatacgattccagaactctcaacggaatcgcagagTACAATGCATATTGAACCACTTAACGAAATCCAAACTGGATACGATTCTagaccactcaacagaattGCGGATCACGAGGAATTCcgaaccactcaacgaaatccagaTGAAGCAGGGAACTGGACTACTCAACGGAACCCCAGTGAAAACCCAGTTTCGGATCACTCAACGGAACTGAGCGGCATAATGTACAACAGCTCAAATAAACGAGACAAGGCACAAGTTACTAAATTTACAAAAGCTCGACAAAGTGAAACAAGGCACAAATACTAAATTAGAACGAATCAACGAAGCGGGAAATGGAACAATATCGAACAACAAATTCCCATCACAATGGATTAACGGTCCACTACTAACCCTCACATTTCCTCACAACATGCCAATCATACAAATCAAACCATATTTCAAATATACACGTCAAATCTCATTTCATAAACATAAATCGATGGCTAagtattaaaaataacaattcaatagaaaatatatttataaaaccaagtcatatccacaCAGGACACGAAAACAGGGTAatcaccaatatcacatatattaaagtcaatCACCTGGAGTCCGCACTAACGCACCCTAGCACAATAATTGAGATGTCACCCACTATCGTCCACCTAAAACAAAGTACAAGTCCACATTTAGATTTCCTTCGATAATTCACATACTCAAAAACTCCCATATGTCTCCCACAACAACATTTAATGAGAATCAAACCGTCGTTCAAAGGTAGGGTCCATGATTCTACGTCACTTGCTCCGTAAGATCCAACCACTAGATTTTCAATTCGTAAGTTCCTAAGGTTcttaaatattacgtactataatgtaacaaagtttggtaacgatccaatggtcggatcgtTGATTGCTATAATGTTCAAGCAGAGGACCTTAAAGGGAAATTTCGCCGGattctgcagattttgcagattttctGGGCAATCTTTAGAACTCCATATCTCACTCGTTTCTCAACCAacttcgacccataatataccaAAACGAAGCTAgagaagtgtagaacaagattatacctgcTTGAAGTCCAAATGGTGACCGGAGGTAGCCGGAAAATGGCCTGAAAGATGGCTGTCCGCGGGAAAAACTGGTAACTCGCCGAAATTTCTGGGTACACTTTAAacgtccataactttgtcaatactcaacgaaatcgagtcaTGCAAAAACTAAAATCATAGCTTGGAATGAGAAGAACAGATTGGTAACTTTCCTGATGGATAAATCACagtggtttggccagaaaatgGTCTGGAACGTCACGGGTTCGACGGAAACTGGGGCAAACTTTAAATCgttataactttctcatttttcaaccaaatcaCACAATTCAAACATGAAACTTCATCTACACAACATGAGGAGTCAATTTATACA is a window from the Malus domestica chromosome 16, GDT2T_hap1 genome containing:
- the LOC103416786 gene encoding protein SRC2-like; amino-acid sequence: MEQRTLELELISAKDIKDVNLMSKMDVYAVVSLQGDDDSGGKQQKTKTKVVRGCGTHPTWNFPTKFVLDEYLTQQNRLFIVFKLVCQRSLGDKDIGQVVVPVKELFDSVKADAASMKFVAYQVRKPSGKPKGELNFSYKFGDKVAAPQAAATAAPSKGNEPVTAYPAVGPSVQPMVGYGGYTPPVGTSAGPPPSGYEYQPPPPGYGYPPPPPGYGYPPPPQGYGYPPPPPGYGYPGPPPPGYGYPAVQQAQPEAKKKNKFGMGLGAGLLGGMLGGLLIGDMVSGGGGCGGGGCGGGGGCGG